A portion of the Hevea brasiliensis isolate MT/VB/25A 57/8 unplaced genomic scaffold, ASM3005281v1 Scaf275, whole genome shotgun sequence genome contains these proteins:
- the LOC131176918 gene encoding uncharacterized protein LOC131176918: MSRCFPFPPPGYEKARRDDVDLLKKEKDREKKLKKEKKNREKKEGKDKEKREKDRTDGKHRDKKEKKEKQRDKKEKDRDKDRDKISASDEKRLPGKSELKNEDRTPDEKKLPGKSDVNGGEIFIQKEKERGVDRKSILGEKKFASQLSGYGERVSQNSHLTGQPKESNFVQEVDRRTRDEVRGSRKQLVEKLISVDARKYEGMVGLVAKATGALTDNKEKNKKGDYRKLDGQGIRDESKFSGKAMAQSLPRTVQPIIDKKPTRPLENDIEKRIDGKDKSKPKEGDDRHRDKRKDKDKGKEGQGKDKEKKKEEKVREKNEHKNPEPNKVKENSKADLTDIHNAKASLLPKESIKSGLTEGNPRKRKESYKNGFFNANDIKPSKMPGPISSHPFIENGKILETPQASIQFVSDKECKINGVIEAQAISISSTTQPPSMPISKSLLASAQADQVPKVSRKLPHPDSKYPSEVLKVPKMEKWCDFDDQEWLFEDRDSRLKKPKVGSFGVDETPQVWSEALQIESADVCALPYVIPY, from the exons ATGTCGCGTTGTTTTCCATTTCCACCACCAGGATATGAAAAGGCTAGGAGAGATGATGTGGACTTACTAAAAAAG GAAAAGGACAGAGAGAAGAAGCtgaagaaagagaagaagaacagagaaaagaaagaaggaaaggataaagaaaaaagggaaaaagatAGAACCGATGGAAAGCATAGGGAtaagaaagagaaaaaagaaaagcagagaGACAAAAAGGAGAAGGACAGAGATAAGGATAGAGACAAAATTAGTGCCTCAGATGAGAAGAGGCTTCCAGGGAAATCTGAGCTTAAAAATGAAGATAGAACCCCAGATGAGAAGAAACTTCCTGGAAAATCTGATGTTAATGGTGGAGAAATATTCATCCAAAAGGAGAAGGAAAGGGGCGTAGATAGAAAAAGTATCTTAGGTGAAAAGAAATTTGCTAGTCAGCTTTCAGGTTACGGTGAGAGGGTCTCTCAGAATAGCCATCTCACTGGGCAGCCAAAGGAGTCTAATTTTGTACAGGAGGTTGACAGGAGGACCAGAGATGAAGTCAGAGGTAGCAGGAAACAGTTGGTTGAGAAGCTTATCAGTGTGGATGCAAGAAAGTATGAGGGAATGGTCGGATTGGTGGCCAAGGCTACTGGGGCTTTGACTGATAACAAGGAAAAGAACAAGAAAGGTGATTATAGAAAGTTGGATGGGCAAGGAATCAGGGATGAGTCAAAATTTTCTGGAAAGGCTATGGCTCAGAGCCTTCCTCGAACAGTTCAGCCTATAATTGATAAAAAACCAACAAGACCACTGGAGAATGATATTGAGAAAAGGATTGATGGGAAAGACAAGAGCAAACCAAAAGAAGGTGATGATAGACACAGGGATAAACGGAAGGATAAAGATAAGGGTAAAGAAGGCCAAGGGAaggacaaagaaaagaaaaaggaggaGAAAGTAAGGGAGAaaaatgaacataagaacccagagccaaataaagtaaaagaaaacagCAAGGCTGACCTTACAGATATCCATAATGCAAAAGCCTCTCTTCTTCCCAAGGAGAGCATTAAGAGTGGTCTCACTGAAGGAAATCCAAGGAAACGAAAAGAATCATACAAAAATGGATTCTTTAATG CTAATGACATTAAGCCCAGTAAGATGCCAGGACCTATTTCCTCTCATCCATTCATAGAAAATGGAAAGATACTGGAAACTCCTCAAGCTTCCATTCAATTTGTATCAGATAAGGAATGCAAGATAAATGGTGTAATAGAAGCTCAGGCAATATCCATCTCCTCAACAACACAGCCACCGTCCATGCCTATATCAAAGTCTTTGCTTGCAAGTGCACAGGCTGATCAAGTACCTAAAGTGTCCAGGAAACTACCCCATCCTGATTCCAAATATCCAAGTGAGGTCCTTAAAGTTCCCAAAATGGAAAAATGGTGTGATTTTGATGACCAGGAATGGCTTTTCGAAGATAGAGATTCTCGATTAAAAAAGCCCAAGGTTGGTTCTTTTGGGGTTGATGAGACACCCCAAGTATGGTCAGAAGCTCTACAGATAGAGTCAGCTGATGTCTGCGCACTACCATATGTAATTCCATACTGA